In Flavobacterium sp. CBA20B-1, one DNA window encodes the following:
- a CDS encoding DUF4184 family protein, translating into MPFTFSHPAIILPLTFLPRHWFSLTGLVIGSLTPDFEYFIRMRIKSEFSHTIEGLFWFDLPLGLILAFLFHSIVRDRLFDNLPTFLKSRFLSFQKFDWNEHFKKNWIVVSISILIGGSSHIFWDSFTHDHGYFVQTIPALQNVVDFLGRQIPILKILQHSSTLLGGLIIAFAIYKLPQSKTENDNINLKYWAILVGLTSTIISIRLLSGLDLKQYGNVIVTAISAGLISLTITPWLTKSKKITGGNNGYT; encoded by the coding sequence ATGCCTTTTACATTTTCACACCCAGCAATAATACTACCATTGACTTTTTTACCAAGACATTGGTTTTCGCTGACTGGACTTGTAATTGGAAGCCTCACTCCTGACTTCGAATATTTTATAAGAATGAGAATTAAAAGCGAATTCAGTCATACAATTGAAGGACTTTTTTGGTTTGACTTACCACTAGGACTAATACTCGCTTTTTTATTTCACAGCATTGTACGTGACAGACTTTTCGACAACTTGCCGACATTTTTAAAATCACGATTTTTGTCTTTCCAAAAGTTTGACTGGAACGAACATTTCAAAAAAAATTGGATAGTAGTGTCTATTTCGATTTTAATCGGAGGCTCTTCACACATTTTTTGGGACAGTTTTACTCACGACCACGGTTATTTTGTTCAGACCATTCCTGCGTTACAAAACGTGGTTGATTTTTTAGGTAGACAAATTCCCATTCTAAAAATATTACAACACTCTTCAACATTACTCGGTGGACTTATAATTGCTTTTGCCATTTATAAACTACCTCAAAGTAAGACTGAAAACGACAATATAAATCTGAAATACTGGGCAATTTTAGTTGGACTGACCTCGACAATTATTTCAATCAGACTTTTGAGTGGACTTGACTTAAAACAATACGGAAACGTAATTGTGACAGCAATTTCCGCAGGACTAATTTCACTAACAATAACACCTTGGCTGACAAAAAGTAAAAAAATAACTGGTGGTAACAATGGCTATACATAA
- a CDS encoding DUF262 domain-containing protein, with protein MENKPKIIKVRELLTNDSLQIPSYQRPYKWTTKNVNQLIDDILIHKEKSEYRLGTLVVHNHDNISDIVDGQQRTITLTLIAYAITQKQNKTTEEEKALKSFDPKLLNLSFANDISKANIQNNYKQIERRIADFDEKSIWFFLEKCTLVEVVLNDISEAFQFFDSQNSRGKDLEPHDLLKAFHLREMNNFSTEEERKKTVEKWESLDTAKLSKLFSQYLFRIRNWSKGHSARYFSKNEVDVFKGVSPDIEENYPFASMLRIAHFYVEEYNSSFHRNIDKREMTFPFQIDETIINGKRFFEMIEHYQMMIDNVKSKEMSEKYPILNTIKTYDGSFRTGDKYIRNLFNCGLIYYIDKFGDKDLSKAIDKIFVWAYTLRLKLQAVGIDSVDNFALNQGHSQIQLFKKMKETIKPNDILNLRLETLKENKSSKTELIVEQFKRLKYYE; from the coding sequence ATGGAAAATAAACCGAAAATAATAAAAGTAAGAGAGTTGCTTACAAATGACTCTTTACAAATTCCAAGTTACCAACGTCCTTACAAATGGACAACGAAAAATGTCAATCAACTTATTGACGACATTCTAATACACAAAGAAAAATCAGAATATCGTTTAGGAACGCTTGTGGTTCACAATCACGACAATATTTCTGACATTGTTGACGGACAACAACGAACAATTACTTTGACATTGATTGCTTATGCAATAACTCAAAAACAAAACAAAACGACAGAAGAAGAAAAAGCCTTAAAAAGTTTTGACCCTAAACTTTTGAATTTATCTTTTGCTAATGACATTTCAAAAGCAAATATCCAAAACAACTACAAACAAATCGAAAGACGAATTGCAGATTTTGACGAAAAGTCAATATGGTTCTTCTTGGAAAAATGCACTTTGGTAGAAGTGGTATTGAATGATATTTCAGAAGCATTTCAGTTTTTTGATTCTCAAAATTCAAGAGGTAAAGATCTTGAACCACACGACTTGTTAAAGGCATTTCACTTGCGAGAAATGAATAATTTTTCAACGGAAGAAGAACGCAAAAAGACTGTTGAAAAATGGGAAAGTTTGGACACAGCAAAACTTTCAAAACTATTTTCACAGTATTTATTCAGAATTAGAAATTGGAGCAAAGGACATTCAGCACGATATTTTTCAAAAAATGAAGTTGATGTTTTCAAAGGTGTAAGTCCCGACATTGAAGAAAATTATCCTTTTGCATCAATGCTTCGCATTGCTCATTTTTATGTTGAAGAATACAACAGCTCATTTCACAGAAATATAGACAAACGAGAAATGACTTTCCCTTTTCAAATAGATGAAACTATTATAAACGGAAAACGATTTTTTGAAATGATAGAACATTATCAAATGATGATTGATAATGTAAAGTCAAAAGAAATGAGTGAAAAATATCCTATTTTAAACACAATCAAAACGTATGACGGTAGTTTCCGCACAGGCGACAAATATATTCGCAACTTGTTTAATTGTGGTTTAATTTATTACATAGACAAATTTGGGGATAAAGATTTATCAAAAGCTATTGATAAAATTTTTGTTTGGGCATATACATTACGTTTGAAGTTACAAGCAGTTGGCATTGATTCTGTTGATAATTTTGCTCTAAATCAAGGACATTCTCAAATTCAGCTATTCAAGAAAATGAAAGAAACGATTAAACCTAATGACATATTAAACTTACGACTTGAGACTTTAAAAGAAAACAAATCAAGCAAAACAGAACTAATTGTTGAACAATTCAAGCGTTTGAAATATTATGAATGA